The stretch of DNA GGTTGCCGCGATGCGTTTTTTTGTTGCCACGCTGCTGGCCACAGCAAGTTTCCTGTCGCCCATCAGCAGCTTTGCGGAAAGCGCCGACGTCGAAGCGACCATCAAGAAAGTCGACATGAGCAGCCTCAGCCTGACACTCGATGACGGCAAGACATATCAGGCGCCCGAGGAGTTCAACTTCGATGGGCTGAAGGCCGGTGTGAAAGTGGTGATCTTTTACACGGAAGTGGACGGCAAGCGGGTGATCAACGACCTCGATATCGTGCAGTAATTAGAGACTATATCCAGCCGATCAGTCTTTTCGCGGTG from Rhizobium sp. 007 encodes:
- a CDS encoding DUF1344 domain-containing protein, with protein sequence MRFFVATLLATASFLSPISSFAESADVEATIKKVDMSSLSLTLDDGKTYQAPEEFNFDGLKAGVKVVIFYTEVDGKRVINDLDIVQ